A part of Neodiprion pinetum isolate iyNeoPine1 chromosome 4, iyNeoPine1.2, whole genome shotgun sequence genomic DNA contains:
- the LOC124217566 gene encoding protein bangles and beads isoform X1: protein MKLPVLLLFAGFAYGVVGMPSGLVLGYQDTLGQYSFGYSAPSQARSEARSLDGVTRGSYSYVDAAGLVQSTDYTADGEHGFRVAATNLPQAPAPVQETPEVAAARSAHLKALEQAAQEVPQVQQDADSVVISAKIATPEQENPAKDQAEPEKSGEEIIVEAAAPEGQASDESQPAAAVNEEASKTENQPEAQEKQKGRTIEEPVLAPWISPVAGSLPVPLIPVNFDLPSISAYSGRPAAAKAEQTLPQATPDQGHYTRLITPAGTTLKTLPAGSHFVPQAEVPQGSRSGESAPVVPTVSRASSAREYEIYERPAVYAPVGSVIQLQGYNPTIPSFLRYAPFPYIAYNVV, encoded by the exons ATGAAGCTACCG GTCCTCCTCTTGTTCGCGGGATTCGCCTACGGCGTCGTCGGCATGCCGTCGGGCCTCGTCCTCGGCTACCAGGACACCCTGGGCCAGTACAGCTTCGGTTACAGCGCGCCGAGTCAGGCCCGATCGGAAGCTCGATCTCTTGACGGGGTAACCCGAGGATCCTACAGCTACGTCGACGCCGCAGGCTTGGTCCAGAGCACGGATTACACAGCCGACGGGGAGCACGGCTTCCGGGTGGCGGCGACGAACCTCCCTCAAGCTCCAGCGCCGGTTCAGGAGACACCGGAAGTCGCCGCTGCCAGATCTGCGCACCTCAAGGCGCTGGAGCAGGCGGCGCAGGAAGTCCCGCAGGTTCAGCAGGACGCCGACAGCGTGGTGATTTCGGCGAAAATTGCCACGCCGGAACAGGAAAATCCCGCCAAAGATCAGGCCGAACCGGAGAAGTCGGGCGAAGAGATCATAGTCGAGGCTGCCGCGCCCGAGGGACAG GCATCCGATGAGTCGCAACCAGCCGCAGCTGTTAATGAGGAGGCTTCGAAGACCGAGAACCAACCCGAGGCACAGGAGAAGCAGAAGGGCCGAACGATCGAGGAGCCGGTTCTAGCCCCGTGGATCAGTCCGGTGGCGGGATCCCTGCCTGTACCTTTGATCCCGGTGAACTTTGACCTGCCGTCGATCTCCGCCTACTCCGGGCGGCCTGCGGCCGCCAAGGCCGAGCAAACACTTCCGCAAGCAACGCCCGACCAAGGTCATTACACAA GACTGATCACGCCGGCTGGTACAACGCTGAAAACCTTGCCTGCAGGATCGCACTTTGTTCCTCAAGCTGAGGTTCCGCAGGGTTCTCGATCAGGCGAATCCGCGCCTGTCGTTCCTACGGTCAGCCGGGCAAGCTCCGCCAGGGAATACGAAATCTATGAAAGACCTGCGGTCTACGCGCCCGTGGGTTCGGTTATCCAACTTCAGGGATACAACCCGACAATCCCATCGTTCCTGAGATACGCCCCGTTCCCTTACATCGCCTACAACGTTGTGTAA
- the LOC124217566 gene encoding protein bangles and beads isoform X2 — MKLPVLLLFAGFAYGVVGMPSGLVLGYQDTLGQYSFGYSAPSQARSEARSLDGVTRGSYSYVDAAGLVQSTDYTADGEHGFRVAATNLPQAPAPVQETPEVAAARSAHLKALEQAAQEVPQVQQDADSVVISAKIATPEQENPAKDQAEPEKSGEEIIVEAAAPEGQASDESQPAAAVNEEASKTENQPEAQEKQKGRTIEEPVLAPWISPVAGSLPVPLIPVNFDLPSISAYSGRPAAAKAEQTLPQATPDQGLITPAGTTLKTLPAGSHFVPQAEVPQGSRSGESAPVVPTVSRASSAREYEIYERPAVYAPVGSVIQLQGYNPTIPSFLRYAPFPYIAYNVV, encoded by the exons ATGAAGCTACCG GTCCTCCTCTTGTTCGCGGGATTCGCCTACGGCGTCGTCGGCATGCCGTCGGGCCTCGTCCTCGGCTACCAGGACACCCTGGGCCAGTACAGCTTCGGTTACAGCGCGCCGAGTCAGGCCCGATCGGAAGCTCGATCTCTTGACGGGGTAACCCGAGGATCCTACAGCTACGTCGACGCCGCAGGCTTGGTCCAGAGCACGGATTACACAGCCGACGGGGAGCACGGCTTCCGGGTGGCGGCGACGAACCTCCCTCAAGCTCCAGCGCCGGTTCAGGAGACACCGGAAGTCGCCGCTGCCAGATCTGCGCACCTCAAGGCGCTGGAGCAGGCGGCGCAGGAAGTCCCGCAGGTTCAGCAGGACGCCGACAGCGTGGTGATTTCGGCGAAAATTGCCACGCCGGAACAGGAAAATCCCGCCAAAGATCAGGCCGAACCGGAGAAGTCGGGCGAAGAGATCATAGTCGAGGCTGCCGCGCCCGAGGGACAG GCATCCGATGAGTCGCAACCAGCCGCAGCTGTTAATGAGGAGGCTTCGAAGACCGAGAACCAACCCGAGGCACAGGAGAAGCAGAAGGGCCGAACGATCGAGGAGCCGGTTCTAGCCCCGTGGATCAGTCCGGTGGCGGGATCCCTGCCTGTACCTTTGATCCCGGTGAACTTTGACCTGCCGTCGATCTCCGCCTACTCCGGGCGGCCTGCGGCCGCCAAGGCCGAGCAAACACTTCCGCAAGCAACGCCCGACCAAG GACTGATCACGCCGGCTGGTACAACGCTGAAAACCTTGCCTGCAGGATCGCACTTTGTTCCTCAAGCTGAGGTTCCGCAGGGTTCTCGATCAGGCGAATCCGCGCCTGTCGTTCCTACGGTCAGCCGGGCAAGCTCCGCCAGGGAATACGAAATCTATGAAAGACCTGCGGTCTACGCGCCCGTGGGTTCGGTTATCCAACTTCAGGGATACAACCCGACAATCCCATCGTTCCTGAGATACGCCCCGTTCCCTTACATCGCCTACAACGTTGTGTAA